From one uncultured Paludibacter sp. genomic stretch:
- a CDS encoding OsmC-like protein, translating into MKSTFKWKKNFESVVNNNRGHEIVMDLPXAKDGTDLGATALEICGMSLTGCVGTIFAVMAAKMRVEFTQLEIELDAAKTDDDATFTSVSYVFKIKTEATKEKVKKCLDLTFENCPVGVLYRNAGVSISGEIIML; encoded by the coding sequence ATGAAATCTACATTTAAATGGAAAAAAAATTTTGAATCGGTTGTGAATAACAACCGAGGTCACGAAATTGTAATGGACTTGCCGNTAGCAAAAGATGGTACAGATTTAGGCGCAACTGCACTCGAAATTTGTGGTATGAGTTTGACAGGNTGTGTTGGGACAATTTTTGCCGTAATGGCAGCTAAGATGCGTGTTGAATTCACACAATTGGAGATTGAACTTGATGCGGCTAAAACAGATGATGATGCAACCTTTACAAGCGTTTCGTATGTTTTCAAAATTAAAACGGAAGCAACAAAAGAAAAAGTGAAAAAATGTCTCGACTTGACTTTTGAAAATTGTCCGGTTGGAGTTTTATATAGAAACGCAGGTGTTTCAATTTCAGGGGAAATAATAATGCTTTAA
- a CDS encoding conserved hypothetical protein (Evidence 4 : Unknown function but conserved in other organisms) — MNLRSLFLQNNYREFKMPRPKKCRRLYSLPDTKVFKPIGIPRKELETEVIEYDEYEAFKLVSYENLSQEEAAKRMEISRPTLTRIYNATLVKIAKAIVEGKXIEIGSENFTFTQNLFQPKRCCKNIQMQNRNENNHINX; from the coding sequence ATGAACCTACGTTCATTATTTTTGCAAAATAATTATAGAGAATTTAAAATGCCAAGACCAAAAAAATGTAGAAGATTGTATTCGCTTCCCGACACAAAAGTTTTCAAACCAATTGGGATTCCAAGAAAAGAATTAGAAACTGAAGTTATTGAATACGATGAATATGAAGCATTTAAATTAGTTAGTTATGAGAATCTATCGCAAGAAGAAGCGGCAAAACGAATGGAAATTTCACGTCCTACTCTTACACGAATATACAATGCAACATTAGTAAAAATTGCAAAAGCCATTGTTGAGGGTAAANCAATTGAAATTGGAAGCGAGAATTTCACTTTTACCCAAAATCTTTTTCAACCGAAACGTTGCTGCAAAAACATCCAAATGCAAAACCGGAATGAAAATAATCACATTAACANATAA
- a CDS encoding Metal dependent hydrolase encodes MKIITLTXNTTYSENLKAEHGLSVYIEXEDHKILFDTGKSDVFIHNANELNIDLQAIDTAVISHGHYDHLGGLINFLQLNQTAKVYLKKEIFDYQYLSVRNELQKNIGYPEELKEFTNRXVFLENDVLIKNELVFISKIDHPYPQPKGNKILFKTDGKTKIQDDFLHELIFAINAVDGLXVFSGCAHNGILNMLATVKKXFPEKNIKLIFGGLHLIDNNEFVETETTDELKHISQEIIKLSNQAKLYTGHCSGKNASKEIESILGNCXHXFYSGLQIKI; translated from the coding sequence ATGAAAATAATCACATTAACANATAACACTACATATAGCGAAAATCTGAAAGCGGAACACGGATTATCGGTTTATATTGAGANAGAAGATCATAAAATTTTGTTCGACACCGGAAAATCAGATGTTTTTATTCACAATGCAAATGAATTAAACATTGACTTACAAGCAATTGATACAGCGGTAATTTCTCATGGACATTATGATCATTTAGGCGGATTAATAAATTTCTTACAGTTAAACCAAACAGCAAAAGTATATTTAAAGAAAGAAATTTTTGATTATCAATACCTTTCTGTAAGAAACGAATTACAAAAAAACATTGGTTATCCTGAAGAATTGAAAGAGTTTACAAATCGATTNGTGTTTTTAGAAAACGATGTATTAATCAAAAATGAATTAGTTTTTATATCAAAAATTGACCATCCTTATCCACAACCGAAAGGAAATAAAATTTTATTTAAAACGGATGGTAAAACAAAAATACAAGACGATTTTTTGCACGAATTAATTTTCGCAATCAATGCTGTGGATGGATTATNTGTTTTCAGCGGATGTGCTCACAATGGGATTTTGAATATGTTAGCTACGGTAAAAAAANACTTTCCNGAGAAAAATATTAAACTGATTTTTGGAGGATTACATTTAATTGACAACAATGAATTTGTNGAAACAGAAACTACTGATGAGTTAAAGCATATTTCTCAAGAAATAATTAAATTATCAAATCAAGCAAAATTATACACCGGACATTGTAGCGGTAAAAATGCATCAAAAGAGATTGAATCTATTTTAGGTAACTGCTTNCACNTNTTTTATAGCGGACTTCAAATTAAGATATGA
- a CDS encoding hypothetical protein (Evidence 5 : Unknown function), translated as MPHLDHKGPEGKGPKTGRXLGECKKTEXEQKTMGELGKGQGKHRHSCNSDGKGKRLKYNETK; from the coding sequence ATGCCACACTTAGATCACAAAGGTCCNGAAGGAAAAGGACCAAAAACAGGAAGAAANCTCGGCGAATGTAAAAAAACAGAANAAGAACAAAAAACAATGGGCGAACTTGGAAAAGGACAAGGCAAACACCGTCATAGTTGTAATTCAGACGGTAAAGGAAAAAGATTAAAATACAACGAAACAAAATAA
- a CDS encoding conserved hypothetical protein (Evidence 4 : Unknown function but conserved in other organisms) — protein MKLAIPVNKNNHVDGHFGHCEAYKVVTVNENKEIIDSEIVESPKGCGCKSDIAHTLADNGVSVMLAGGIGAGAVNKLNSAGIEVIRGCSGDVEXLVXKYXVGEINDNGSNCNHHXXHHSHSHDHHHSSCNHH, from the coding sequence ATGAAATTAGCAATTCCCGTAAACAAAAACAATCACGTGGACGGACATTTCGGACATTGTGAAGCGTACAAAGTAGTTACCGTAAACGAAAATAAAGAAATCATTGATTCAGAGATAGTTGAATCGCCAAAAGGATGTGGTTGTAAATCAGATATTGCTCATACTTTAGCCGATAACGGCGTTAGTGTAATGTTAGCAGGCGGTATTGGAGCAGGNGCAGTAAATAAGTTAAACAGTGCNGGAATTGAAGTTATTCGCGGATGTTCAGGAGATGTAGAAGANCTGGTAAANAAATATGNTGTAGGCGAAATTAACGACAACGGCTCCAACTGCAATCATCACGANCANCATCATAGCCACAGTCATGATCATCATCACAGCAGTTGTAATCATCACTAA
- the tsf gene encoding Elongation factor Ts, producing the protein MAVTMAEITKLRTMTGAGMMDCKNALIEAENDFEKAIEIIRKKGQAVAAKRSDREASEGCVLADAKDGFAAVLALKCETDFVAKNADFIALTKTILDKAMAEKPESLDALKALTLDGRTIADLVTDRSGITGEKLELDYYEFVKGGTVTSYIHSGNKLATIVAFEEKDADYETIHGVAMHIAAMSPVAIDESAVPQKVKDNELAVALEKTKAELVAKEVEVALKKAGINPAHVDSEDHILSNITKGWITEEDAAKAREIITTVTAEKSANLPEQKVNAIANGRLNKFYKDYTLLEQKYEGGGEDAGKTTVKELLAKKHLTCTDFKRVTLNQE; encoded by the coding sequence ATGGCAGTAACAATGGCAGAAATTACAAAATTGCGCACTATGACCGGTGCAGGTATGATGGATTGTAAAAATGCACTCATCGAAGCCGAAAACGATTTTGAAAAAGCAATAGAAATTATACGTAAAAAAGGACAAGCAGTAGCAGCAAAACGTAGCGACCGCGAAGCTTCTGAAGGTTGTGTGTTAGCTGATGCAAAAGATGGATTTGCAGCTGTGTTGGCTCTGAAATGTGAAACAGATTTTGTGGCTAAAAACGCAGATTTTATCGCTTTAACAAAAACTATTTTAGATAAGGCAATGGCTGAAAAACCTGAAAGTTTAGATGCTTTGAAAGCATTAACGCTTGATGGACGCACCATTGCGGATTTGGTTACAGACCGNTCNGGNATTACNGGTGAAAAATTAGAATTAGATTATTATGAGTTTGTAAAAGGTGGTACAGTAACATCATATATTCACTCGGGAAATAAACTTGCAACTATTGTAGCTTTTGAAGAAAAAGATGCAGATTATGAAACCATTCACGGAGTTGCAATGCATATTGCAGCAATGTCACCGGTAGCTATTGATGAATCTGCTGTACCTCAAAAGGTAAAAGATAATGAGTTAGCAGTTGCTCTTGAAAAAACAAAAGCTGAACTTGTAGCAAAAGAAGTAGAAGTAGCATTAAAAAAAGCCGGAATTAATCCTGCTCACGTAGACAGTGAAGACCATATTTTATCAAATATTACTAAAGGTTGGATTACGGAGGAAGATGCTGCGAAAGCTCGTGAAATAATAACTACGGTTACAGCAGAAAAGTCTGCTAATTTACCNGAACAAAAAGTAAATGCTATTGCTAACGGACGTTTGAACAAATTCTACAAAGACTATACNCTTTTAGAACAAAAGTATGAAGGCGGTGGTGAAGATGCAGGAAAAACTACTGTAAAAGAGCTTCTTGCAAAAAAACATTTAACTTGTACAGATTTCAAACGTGTAACTTTGAATCAGGAATAA